In Verrucomicrobiia bacterium, a single window of DNA contains:
- a CDS encoding BMC domain-containing protein has translation MSEALGMIETKGYVGSIEASDAMVKAANVSLVKTIPIGGGLITVLCRGDVGSVKAAVDAGSKAAAKVGELVSSHILARPHDDLLAAFIGDNGAAAAKK, from the coding sequence ATGAGCGAAGCACTAGGCATGATCGAAACCAAGGGCTACGTCGGCAGCATCGAAGCCAGTGATGCGATGGTGAAAGCCGCCAACGTCAGTCTCGTCAAAACCATTCCCATCGGCGGCGGACTGATCACCGTTCTCTGCAGGGGAGACGTCGGCAGCGTGAAAGCCGCTGTGGACGCGGGTTCCAAGGCGGCGGCGAAGGTCGGCGAACTCGTCAGTTCCCACATTCTCGCCCGTCCGCACGATGACCTGCTCGCCGCATTCATCGGCGACAATGGCGCGGCCGCGGCAAAGAAGTAA
- a CDS encoding phosphate propanoyltransferase, producing the protein MAAPSPTLHRSAVEHLVRQAVYRRLGKPLPATATAPNPLLVNISARHCHLTQEAVELLFGKGHQLTVHKWLYQDGQFAAKETLTLIGPRSRVISNLRILGPCRTLNQVELSYTDGIALGFDLPLRSSGDIKGTLGCMLMGPEGFFEMQEGVIRALRHVHMSPDDANFYGVKAGDEMKLKIGGPCAITLDKMLCRVDKSFKLEVHIDTDEGNACNLQPDTPVELIK; encoded by the coding sequence ATGGCGGCACCCAGCCCAACGTTGCATCGGTCGGCAGTGGAACATCTGGTTCGGCAGGCGGTTTATCGGCGGCTTGGCAAGCCGCTTCCGGCCACCGCGACCGCGCCCAATCCGTTGTTGGTGAACATTAGTGCTCGGCACTGTCATCTGACGCAGGAAGCCGTCGAACTGCTGTTCGGCAAGGGCCATCAACTCACCGTTCACAAATGGCTCTACCAGGACGGGCAGTTCGCCGCGAAGGAGACGCTCACGTTGATTGGGCCGCGCAGCCGGGTCATTTCCAACCTGCGCATTCTTGGACCCTGCCGAACGTTGAATCAGGTGGAGCTTTCCTATACCGACGGCATCGCGCTTGGATTCGACCTCCCGCTGCGCAGCTCGGGCGACATCAAGGGCACCCTCGGCTGCATGCTGATGGGTCCGGAAGGATTTTTTGAAATGCAGGAAGGCGTCATCCGCGCGTTGCGGCACGTGCATATGTCTCCCGACGATGCGAACTTTTACGGCGTCAAGGCGGGCGACGAAATGAAACTGAAGATTGGCGGCCCGTGCGCCATCACGCTGGACAAGATGCTTTGCCGCGTCGACAAGAGTTTCAAGCTGGAGGTGCATATCGACACCGACGAAGGCAACGCGTGCAACCTGCAACCGGACACGCCGGTAGAGCTGATCAAATAA
- a CDS encoding DeoR/GlpR family DNA-binding transcription regulator translates to MQAEERQKRIENYLTKVEFASLEELANHVDASVSTVRRDLTILEATGSLKRTHGGARLLTPSTDEFAFSARDTQQLSEKEAIGKACAALVQPNQSVIIDAGTTVYHAARYLEEKTPHIITNSLPVANLFAASIRLEVVLSGGVIYPRLGVLVGPLAVDAFTRIHADVAIMSGGGIALEGISNSHGLLIDIQRAMINAAQKVIFCFDHTKFGRQSVLALCGLECIDTIVTDKAAPMELVEQFRARDIEVVVAP, encoded by the coding sequence ATGCAGGCTGAAGAACGTCAAAAGAGGATCGAAAACTACCTTACAAAAGTGGAGTTTGCGTCGCTGGAGGAATTGGCAAACCACGTAGACGCCTCAGTATCAACGGTTCGAAGAGATTTAACGATTCTGGAAGCTACTGGAAGCCTCAAACGCACTCACGGTGGAGCCCGACTGCTCACACCGTCGACGGATGAGTTTGCGTTTTCAGCGCGGGATACACAACAACTCTCGGAGAAGGAAGCAATTGGAAAAGCCTGCGCGGCTCTCGTCCAACCCAACCAAAGCGTGATCATCGACGCCGGCACGACCGTGTATCACGCCGCCCGTTATCTCGAGGAAAAGACACCGCACATCATCACCAATTCCCTGCCCGTCGCGAATCTCTTCGCCGCATCGATCCGCCTCGAGGTGGTGCTTTCCGGCGGTGTGATTTATCCACGACTTGGCGTCTTGGTGGGACCACTCGCGGTCGACGCATTCACACGGATTCACGCCGACGTCGCGATCATGAGCGGCGGCGGGATTGCGTTGGAAGGGATCAGCAACTCGCACGGTTTGTTGATCGACATCCAGCGCGCCATGATCAATGCCGCGCAGAAAGTCATCTTCTGTTTCGACCACACAAAGTTTGGCCGTCAGTCCGTGCTCGCGTTGTGCGGCCTCGAGTGCATAGACACGATCGTGACGGACAAGGCCGCGCCGATGGAACTCGTCGAACAATTCCGTGCGCGTGACATCGAAGTTGTCGTAGCGCCCTGA